A stretch of the Cytobacillus luteolus genome encodes the following:
- a CDS encoding methyl-accepting chemotaxis protein gives MFKKRPSLLKFSNLKIGWKFGIALGLSIALFCASAVIIFFQIQGVKTELTSLEKKSNNSIIITEIASLIRSKDARIADYISSPKEAYIKEYNEIDESLTLFLVELKPQLTSNEEIVILGEIDKADEEINTLFLNSIGPAIKSGDQSVALLSRGKTQILRSGVVKKLEELRSILDNQRDTAMKQVSMSLNSAITNLLIAIALSTVLGILIVYLINRIVHKNLNNVIKMAKEISEGNLTIDENSYTGKDEIGQLSSAMNVMLISLRDMVTKISNVSETVTSQSEELTQSANEVKEGSRQVAATMQELSAGSESQANDSSELSEAMSTFIDKIQGANTNGQLIHDSSNYVLKLTKDGSQLMDSSVKQMNSIDEIFNVAVDKVKGLDKHSKEISTLVGVIKAIADQTNLLALNAAIEAARAGEHGKGFAVVADEVRKLAEQVSVSVSDITGIVAGIQKESGEVVTSLEEGYHQVEKGSEQIQTTGKTFETINQSVLEMVTRIQDVSNNLKEIVSSSELMSQSIVNIASVSEESAAGIEQTSASIQQTTSSMEEIAGSANQLSVLAEELNGQVRRFKLS, from the coding sequence ATGTTTAAAAAGAGACCAAGCCTTTTAAAGTTTAGTAACCTTAAAATAGGCTGGAAATTTGGAATAGCACTAGGTTTATCAATTGCATTATTCTGTGCTTCAGCTGTCATTATTTTTTTCCAGATACAAGGAGTAAAAACTGAACTAACTTCACTAGAAAAAAAGAGTAATAACTCAATCATTATTACAGAAATTGCTTCCTTAATTCGATCAAAAGATGCTCGTATTGCAGATTATATAAGTAGTCCTAAGGAGGCATATATCAAGGAATATAATGAAATTGATGAATCTCTTACATTGTTTCTAGTTGAATTAAAGCCACAATTAACTTCAAATGAAGAGATTGTCATATTAGGTGAGATTGACAAAGCTGATGAAGAAATAAATACGCTCTTTTTAAATTCTATCGGTCCAGCAATTAAAAGTGGGGACCAATCTGTAGCATTGTTAAGCCGTGGAAAAACACAAATACTTCGCAGTGGAGTTGTAAAAAAACTAGAAGAGTTACGTAGTATCTTGGATAACCAACGTGATACAGCTATGAAACAAGTTTCAATGAGCTTAAACAGTGCAATTACAAATCTACTAATCGCAATAGCTCTATCTACAGTGCTAGGTATTCTAATAGTTTATTTAATCAACCGTATCGTTCATAAAAACTTAAACAATGTCATAAAAATGGCCAAGGAAATCTCTGAAGGTAACCTAACAATTGATGAAAATAGCTATACAGGTAAGGATGAAATCGGCCAACTTAGTTCAGCCATGAATGTTATGTTAATTAGCTTACGAGACATGGTAACAAAAATCTCCAACGTATCTGAAACAGTAACGAGTCAAAGTGAAGAATTGACACAATCAGCAAATGAAGTAAAAGAAGGCAGTAGACAGGTTGCTGCTACAATGCAAGAGCTTTCTGCTGGTTCTGAATCTCAAGCCAATGATTCATCTGAACTATCAGAAGCCATGTCTACCTTTATTGATAAAATCCAAGGCGCGAATACGAACGGTCAACTGATTCATGATTCGTCAAACTATGTCTTAAAGCTTACTAAAGATGGCAGTCAGTTAATGGATTCATCTGTCAAACAAATGAATTCCATTGATGAAATCTTTAATGTTGCAGTAGACAAAGTAAAAGGACTTGATAAACACTCTAAAGAGATCTCAACTCTTGTTGGTGTAATTAAAGCAATCGCTGACCAAACAAACCTTCTTGCGTTAAACGCTGCCATCGAAGCAGCAAGAGCTGGCGAACATGGTAAAGGCTTCGCAGTAGTAGCTGATGAAGTTCGTAAATTAGCTGAACAGGTTTCAGTTTCAGTTTCTGATATCACTGGAATTGTTGCAGGTATTCAAAAAGAATCTGGTGAAGTTGTAACTTCACTTGAAGAAGGCTATCACCAAGTTGAAAAAGGCTCAGAACAAATTCAAACTACAGGTAAAACATTCGAGACTATTAATCAATCCGTACTAGAGATGGTTACTAGAATTCAAGATGTATCCAACAATTTAAAAGAAATTGTGAGTAGCAGTGAACTTATGAGTCAATCTATAGTAAACATTGCATCAGTTTCTGAAGAATCAGCAGCAGGAATTGAACAAACCTCTGCCTCTATTCAACAAACGACCAGTTCAATGGAGGAAATTGCAGGAAGTGCAAATCAGTTATCAGTGCTTGCCGAAGAGCTTAATGGTCAGGTTCGTAGGTTTAAACTTTCATAA
- a CDS encoding MFS transporter produces MSKKIILYTKAFSDLGTFMDLIVLNVVMYAATGSTVWLAATMAVRTLGGVLSSLFSGIVADRYDRRKIMIYTDIFRAIIILLLIPFPNPVMILSVAFLIGLSSTFFMVSFNSEIPQIFGQDKVLETNALISRLTSISLVAGFIGAGVITDFLGYKVTLMIDALTYLLSAAVLLKVKWESSTPKQVAALASGFKQKLKSVGNDLKEVYSYIMVAPMLLMVNLVFLIGAFAGSSHNLGIPLLAEDIDPSRQGFYYGMIWGIWGIGSVAATMIIPRIKWLQSDRIFYSCFISAILMSTGFIVFLSNLNLWIIFPFAFFTGVFDATFTTLHSTILQKTDNHIRGRIFGVGMLLKSLGFALGFVVAPILLEALTLPKMVWILHGTLITSTIVIALVALNLNTKAKSLPPVKPSV; encoded by the coding sequence ATGAGTAAAAAAATAATTCTTTATACAAAAGCCTTCTCTGATTTAGGAACCTTCATGGATTTGATTGTGTTAAATGTTGTGATGTATGCTGCAACAGGAAGTACGGTTTGGCTAGCTGCAACCATGGCTGTTCGTACACTTGGAGGTGTATTATCCAGTCTTTTCTCTGGGATAGTAGCAGATAGATATGACCGTCGTAAAATTATGATCTACACAGATATTTTCAGGGCCATTATCATCCTTCTATTAATTCCGTTTCCTAATCCAGTCATGATCTTATCTGTTGCCTTTTTAATCGGCTTATCAAGTACATTTTTTATGGTTAGTTTCAACTCAGAAATACCACAAATTTTTGGGCAAGATAAAGTACTTGAAACAAACGCGCTTATCTCAAGGCTAACATCAATCAGTCTTGTTGCTGGTTTTATTGGTGCAGGAGTAATCACTGATTTTCTCGGTTATAAAGTAACTTTAATGATTGATGCACTAACTTATCTGTTATCAGCTGCTGTTCTCTTAAAGGTAAAATGGGAGTCCAGTACTCCTAAACAAGTTGCTGCTTTGGCTAGTGGTTTCAAACAAAAGTTAAAAAGCGTAGGAAATGATTTGAAAGAAGTTTATTCCTATATAATGGTTGCTCCAATGCTACTCATGGTTAATCTTGTTTTCTTAATTGGTGCTTTTGCTGGTAGCTCACACAACCTTGGCATTCCATTACTTGCCGAAGATATAGATCCTTCTCGTCAAGGTTTCTACTATGGGATGATCTGGGGAATATGGGGAATTGGTTCAGTTGCTGCCACAATGATTATCCCAAGGATAAAGTGGCTACAGAGTGACCGCATATTTTATAGTTGTTTCATATCAGCTATCCTAATGTCCACCGGATTCATTGTCTTTTTGTCAAACCTTAATCTATGGATTATCTTTCCGTTTGCTTTCTTTACCGGAGTGTTCGATGCTACATTTACAACGCTCCACTCAACCATCTTACAGAAAACAGATAACCATATACGAGGGCGAATCTTCGGAGTTGGCATGCTATTAAAATCATTAGGTTTTGCTTTAGGATTTGTTGTAGCACCAATTTTACTAGAAGCTCTTACTCTACCAAAAATGGTTTGGATATTACACGGGACATTAATCACTTCGACTATCGTTATTGCCTTAGTTGCATTAAATCTAAATACAAAAGCTAAGTCCCTACCACCAGTTAAACCTAGCGTATAA
- a CDS encoding GyrI-like domain-containing protein, whose protein sequence is MRVNDFRKIHKSVYSLKQGMIEVIDIPELQFVVAHGEGERNVYRMHDGDTIWSISRVVNRLKDMTKLGMDYKFKLMPLEVIWTGEIGEWTAMMQVPNLITEGMFSEAIQELEFRKRSVRVPVYLKNNHQGRCVQALHVGSYNNVYETLEDVLNFCKENGLVVKNRSHREIYINQPFCNEPSKLQTIVRVEVED, encoded by the coding sequence GTGAGAGTGAATGATTTTCGCAAAATACATAAAAGTGTGTATTCTTTAAAACAAGGAATGATTGAGGTTATAGATATTCCTGAGCTTCAATTTGTCGTTGCACATGGAGAGGGAGAGAGAAATGTTTACCGAATGCACGATGGTGATACGATCTGGTCAATCTCTCGTGTCGTTAATCGGTTAAAGGACATGACAAAACTTGGGATGGATTACAAGTTTAAGCTAATGCCTTTAGAAGTGATTTGGACTGGTGAAATAGGTGAGTGGACAGCAATGATGCAGGTCCCAAATTTAATTACTGAAGGTATGTTTAGTGAAGCAATACAGGAACTTGAGTTCAGAAAGAGGAGTGTCAGAGTTCCTGTTTACTTGAAGAATAACCATCAGGGCCGTTGTGTTCAGGCACTACATGTAGGTTCATATAACAATGTATATGAAACGCTTGAAGATGTATTGAATTTTTGTAAGGAGAATGGGTTAGTCGTAAAGAATCGATCTCATCGAGAGATTTATATTAATCAGCCTTTTTGTAATGAGCCCTCCAAGCTACAGACGATTGTTAGGGTTGAGGTAGAGGACTGA
- a CDS encoding GNAT family N-acetyltransferase produces MLKAQQLHDIESLQKVCESHDNLKLKLNWDMLRSRGSQEPEDFFMYESSLLVGFIGIYGFGDKVELCGMVHPNFRNNGIFTKLFQQAIEACKNQGFERILLNAPADSVSASEFLKKLPCIYSISEYQMKYNHTPLECNNDIVLRQASSLQDKVAAIELDMKCFDMTEEAAKSFNERVLEEGTYYIIEVEGKTVGKIRVYREHGESWIYSFAVYPEYQGKGIGRKALTNVVLDEAKHVQDIYLEVEIKNEHALGLYKSCGFEQFHTQDYYVYKG; encoded by the coding sequence ATGCTAAAAGCTCAACAATTACACGATATTGAATCCCTTCAAAAGGTTTGCGAATCGCATGACAATCTTAAACTAAAATTAAATTGGGATATGCTACGTTCCAGAGGTAGTCAAGAGCCAGAAGACTTTTTCATGTATGAATCCTCTTTACTGGTAGGTTTCATTGGAATCTATGGATTCGGTGATAAGGTTGAGCTATGTGGAATGGTTCACCCCAATTTTAGAAACAACGGTATCTTTACTAAACTCTTTCAACAAGCCATTGAAGCTTGTAAAAATCAAGGTTTTGAGAGAATCCTACTGAATGCTCCAGCTGATTCAGTTTCAGCAAGCGAGTTTCTAAAGAAATTACCCTGTATTTATTCTATTTCTGAATATCAAATGAAATACAATCACACTCCATTAGAATGCAACAATGACATTGTTTTGAGGCAAGCTTCTTCTTTACAAGACAAAGTAGCTGCGATTGAGTTAGATATGAAGTGTTTTGATATGACTGAAGAAGCAGCAAAATCTTTTAATGAAAGAGTACTAGAAGAAGGTACATATTATATTATTGAAGTGGAAGGGAAAACGGTTGGTAAAATCCGCGTTTACCGTGAACACGGGGAAAGTTGGATTTATAGTTTCGCTGTTTATCCTGAATACCAAGGAAAAGGGATTGGACGTAAAGCATTGACCAACGTTGTATTAGATGAAGCAAAACATGTACAAGATATTTATTTAGAGGTTGAAATAAAAAACGAACATGCACTTGGGTTATATAAATCCTGTGGGTTTGAACAATTCCACACTCAGGATTATTATGTGTATAAAGGGTAA
- a CDS encoding DUF3817 domain-containing protein yields the protein MLHTPLGRFRTMGFLEGGSLLFLVFIAMPLKYFLDMPQVVSVVGAIHGGLFTLYVIVIAYTTYKIRWSLKWAISAFIVAFIPFGNIVLDLQLKKHNF from the coding sequence ATGTTACATACACCGCTAGGCCGCTTTAGAACGATGGGATTTCTTGAAGGTGGTTCTCTTCTGTTTCTTGTATTTATTGCAATGCCACTAAAGTATTTTTTAGACATGCCTCAAGTCGTCAGCGTTGTTGGCGCAATTCACGGTGGGCTATTTACTCTATATGTAATTGTTATAGCCTATACAACCTATAAAATCCGTTGGTCATTAAAATGGGCTATTAGTGCATTTATCGTAGCCTTCATTCCATTTGGAAACATTGTTCTTGATTTACAACTAAAAAAACATAACTTTTAA